From Acipenser ruthenus chromosome 2, fAciRut3.2 maternal haplotype, whole genome shotgun sequence, a single genomic window includes:
- the LOC117970477 gene encoding transmembrane protein 215-like, translating into MRPDDINPRTGLVVAFCSIFLVFGFMFTVSGIKGEMLGDIPLLVIGLALFLPGIGAIMLAKKTDGCTKCSCYSQCCRRKKGKNKEDLELLEVPWDLESGKGGCDDKDRHPRSGEDSVSTTTTVGESRSLIRRVDQEEVIRYLEACYPSSVFTRVRDVTSYCVLDRMCDPRDSVAYIAARNSVVYLPRDSIVVYTHRDSTPYGGYCCYINSGDFSWSHETVV; encoded by the coding sequence ATGAGACCCGATGACATTAACCCCCGGACTGGATTGGTGGTGGCGTTTTGCAGCATCTTCTTGGTTTTTGGGTTTATGTTTACAGTCTCGGGAATAAAGGGTGAGATGTTGGGAGACATTCCCTTGTTGGTCATTGGGTTAGCTCTATTCTTGCCTGGAATTGGTGCAATCATGTTGGCGAAAAAGACTGACGGGTGTACAAAATGCTCGTGTTACTCACAGTGTTGTCGCAGGAAAAAAGGAAAGAATAAGGAAGACTTGGAGTTGCTGGAAGTCCCTTGGGACCTGGAGTCTGGGAAAGGGGGCTGCGATGACAAAGATAGGCATCCGAGATCAGGGGAGGACTCTGTTTCCACAACAACCACTGTTGGGGAATCCCGGAGTCTGATCCGAAGGGTGGACCAAGAAGAGGTGATACGTTACCTTGAGGCTTGCTATCCTTCCAGTGTCTTCACCAGGGTCCGGGATGTCACCTCTTACTGTGTTCTAGATCGCATGTGTGACCCCAGAGACAGCGTTGCCTACATTGCTGCTCGTAACAGTGTGGTATATCTACCTAGAGACAGCATTGTGGTCTACACACACAGGGACAGCACTCCCTATGGAGGGTATTGCTGCTACATCAACTCAGGGGATTTCAGCTGGAGCCACGAGACTGTTGTCTGA